One segment of Pandoraea pnomenusa DNA contains the following:
- a CDS encoding OsmC family protein — translation MASGEHQYRISIEWIGNQGSGTSGYRDYGRNHEIRAEGKPTIPGSSDPAFRGDPARWNPEDLLVASASACHKLWYLHLCSEAGIVVEAYVDHAVGTMIDTATQGGFTRIVLHPRVTIRAGGDVALAERLHHAAHEKCYIANSVNFPIECDPVIEALER, via the coding sequence ATGGCATCAGGCGAACATCAGTACCGAATCAGCATCGAGTGGATCGGCAATCAGGGCAGCGGCACCTCCGGGTATCGCGACTACGGGCGCAATCACGAGATTCGCGCCGAGGGCAAGCCCACGATTCCCGGCTCGTCCGACCCGGCCTTTCGCGGAGATCCGGCGCGCTGGAATCCCGAGGACCTGCTCGTGGCGTCGGCCAGCGCCTGCCACAAACTCTGGTATCTGCATCTGTGCTCGGAGGCGGGCATTGTCGTGGAGGCGTACGTCGACCACGCCGTCGGCACGATGATCGACACGGCCACGCAGGGCGGCTTCACGAGGATCGTGCTCCACCCGCGCGTGACGATTCGCGCGGGCGGCGACGTTGCGCTGGCCGAGCGTCTGCACCACGCCGCGCATGAGAAATGCTACATCGCCAATTCGGTCAATTTTCCGATCGAGTGCGATCCGGTCATCGAGGCCCTGGAGCGTTGA
- a CDS encoding GGDEF domain-containing protein, with amino-acid sequence MTLALCAPADAGHLPPSPEDERLAAQALWRTAHMPGAARSAAPRLPSEGGRGRIDGVTEAIDRVSTLTDPLNFHSHPDEAERLAALRRYEILDTPPEPAFDRIVRLASYVLGTPISLVSLIDESRQWFKARQGLEAEQTPRSMAFCAHAILDDEVLVVPDARADRRFADNPLVVGEPNIRFYAGAPLRTPQGHRLGTLCVIDRKPRTLDDEKRALLADLSVLVVDELELRRVNQVLGDMAMRDALTGALNRRAFLLQAERQFAAARAQQRRLAVLMLDLDHFKAINDTWGHAVGDRVIVELTVVLRATLRKDTVIGRLGGEEFAVLLPDADAERAMQAAERLLTAIGGASVPGPNAPIRFSASIGVGGLAPDDAEFGTVLQRADRALYAAKQAGRNRVAAL; translated from the coding sequence ATGACACTCGCTCTTTGCGCCCCGGCCGACGCCGGGCATTTGCCCCCCTCCCCCGAGGACGAGCGGCTGGCCGCTCAGGCGCTGTGGCGGACGGCCCACATGCCGGGCGCGGCACGTTCGGCGGCGCCGCGATTGCCAAGCGAGGGCGGGCGCGGCAGAATTGACGGCGTCACGGAGGCTATCGATCGAGTGTCGACATTGACAGATCCCCTGAATTTCCACTCCCATCCGGACGAGGCCGAGCGCCTCGCCGCCCTGCGTCGCTACGAGATTCTCGACACCCCGCCCGAACCCGCGTTCGACCGCATCGTGCGGCTGGCGTCGTACGTGCTCGGCACACCGATCTCGCTCGTCTCGCTAATTGACGAGTCGCGGCAGTGGTTCAAGGCCCGTCAGGGCCTGGAAGCCGAACAGACACCGCGCTCCATGGCGTTCTGCGCCCACGCGATTCTCGACGACGAAGTCCTGGTGGTACCCGACGCCCGCGCGGACCGTCGCTTCGCGGACAACCCGCTGGTCGTGGGCGAACCGAACATCCGCTTCTACGCGGGCGCCCCGCTGCGTACGCCACAGGGGCATCGCCTCGGCACGCTGTGCGTGATCGATCGCAAACCGCGCACGCTCGACGACGAGAAACGCGCGTTGCTCGCCGACCTGTCGGTGCTGGTCGTCGACGAGCTGGAACTGCGCCGGGTCAATCAGGTGCTCGGCGACATGGCCATGCGCGACGCGCTCACCGGCGCGCTGAATCGCCGCGCGTTTCTCCTGCAGGCCGAGCGCCAGTTCGCGGCAGCCCGGGCACAGCAGCGCCGCCTGGCCGTGCTGATGCTCGACCTGGATCACTTCAAGGCGATCAACGACACCTGGGGGCATGCCGTCGGCGACCGCGTCATTGTCGAACTGACGGTGGTGCTGCGCGCCACGCTGCGCAAGGACACCGTGATCGGGCGGCTGGGGGGCGAGGAATTCGCGGTGCTGCTGCCCGACGCCGATGCCGAACGCGCCATGCAGGCGGCCGAGCGATTGCTCACGGCCATTGGCGGTGCGAGCGTGCCCGGCCCCAATGCGCCGATACGCTTCTCCGCGAGCATTGGCGTGGGCGGTCTCGCACCCGACGACGCCGAGTTCGGCACCGTGCTCCAACGCGCCGACCGCGCGCTGTATGCCGCAAAGCAGGCCGGGCGCAACCGCGTGGCCGCGCTGTAA
- a CDS encoding DUF3717 domain-containing protein, which translates to MKANYSIADIEQAINYWTSHQAADSNLSLCKSARALANVYGEMIYRRATSVAAESLNAEQSQALETALHQMELGLAP; encoded by the coding sequence ATGAAAGCCAATTACTCCATCGCCGACATCGAGCAGGCGATCAACTACTGGACGAGCCATCAGGCAGCGGACAGCAACCTGTCATTGTGCAAGTCGGCCCGCGCGCTCGCCAACGTGTATGGCGAGATGATCTACCGGCGTGCGACGAGCGTTGCGGCCGAATCGCTCAATGCCGAGCAGAGTCAGGCCCTCGAGACGGCCCTGCACCAGATGGAGCTGGGCCTCGCGCCGTGA
- a CDS encoding DUF72 domain-containing protein — translation MRRSQSSSAGQRDLLTGGTPEDANVPRHAGSGRGMARTGANVYVGTASWTDKSLIACKRFYPPGHTSAEARLRYYASRFPMVEVDSSYYAMPSAVNAQLWVGRTPAAFVFNIKAFRLLTGHQTPRIAFPKDLQPELPPGGGPNVYYKDMPDALRDEIWRRYLEALAPLRLAGKLGLVHFQFPPWLTGDRKSRAHVEDCAQRMAGYGVAAEFRSRGWFDGVHADETLTWLRLLGWVNTIVDEPQGFANSIPQVWQTTTPLAAVVRLHGRNHATWNVRESTAASDRFNYDYRDAELAALVDPIRVIAREVARVYVVFNNNYEDQGQRNATTLMHLLGDDAMQ, via the coding sequence ATGCGCCGATCTCAGTCGTCGAGCGCGGGGCAGCGCGATTTGCTGACGGGCGGCACGCCCGAGGACGCGAACGTCCCGCGGCATGCCGGGTCGGGGCGCGGCATGGCGCGCACCGGTGCCAACGTCTACGTCGGCACGGCCTCATGGACCGACAAATCGCTCATTGCCTGCAAGCGCTTTTATCCGCCCGGACATACGTCGGCCGAGGCGCGCCTGCGCTACTACGCCAGCCGCTTTCCGATGGTCGAGGTCGACAGCAGTTATTACGCCATGCCGTCGGCCGTCAATGCGCAGCTCTGGGTCGGGCGCACGCCCGCGGCATTCGTGTTCAACATCAAGGCGTTCCGCCTGCTGACCGGCCATCAGACGCCGCGTATCGCGTTTCCGAAAGACCTTCAGCCCGAACTGCCGCCGGGCGGCGGGCCGAACGTCTACTACAAGGACATGCCCGACGCGCTCAGGGACGAGATCTGGCGGCGCTATCTCGAAGCGCTTGCCCCGTTGCGTCTGGCCGGCAAGTTGGGGTTGGTCCACTTCCAGTTTCCGCCGTGGCTCACCGGCGATCGGAAGAGCCGCGCGCACGTGGAGGACTGCGCGCAGCGCATGGCCGGCTACGGCGTGGCCGCCGAGTTCCGTTCCCGCGGCTGGTTCGATGGGGTGCATGCGGACGAGACGCTGACCTGGCTGCGCTTGCTCGGTTGGGTCAACACGATCGTCGATGAGCCACAGGGCTTCGCGAACAGCATTCCGCAAGTCTGGCAGACCACCACGCCGCTCGCCGCCGTGGTCCGTCTGCATGGCCGCAATCACGCCACGTGGAACGTGCGCGAGAGCACCGCGGCGTCGGATCGCTTCAACTACGACTATCGCGACGCGGAGCTTGCCGCGCTGGTCGACCCGATACGCGTGATCGCCAGAGAGGTCGCACGCGTGTACGTCGTGTTCAACAACAACTACGAAGATCAGGGGCAGCGTAATGCGACGACCCTGATGCATCTGCTGGGCGATGATGCGATGCAGTAA
- a CDS encoding TMEM175 family protein, which yields MGKSRLEAFSDGVIAIIITIMVLEMKAPHGSELADLLPIAPTFLTYILSYVYVGLYWNNHHHLFHVVQRVSGGVLWANLHLLFWLSLIPFVTHWLGENHFTAWPTALYGVVLFMAAVAYYILTRALLAVHGEGGNTKLAAALGRDFKGKMSVLVYAVAIGLAFVIPEVSLALYALVAAVWLIPDRRIEHVLER from the coding sequence ATGGGCAAGAGCCGACTGGAAGCCTTCAGCGATGGCGTAATCGCCATCATCATCACGATCATGGTGCTGGAGATGAAAGCGCCGCATGGCAGCGAGCTGGCCGATCTGTTGCCGATCGCTCCGACGTTCCTCACCTATATCCTGAGTTACGTCTACGTGGGACTGTACTGGAACAACCATCACCACCTTTTTCACGTCGTGCAGCGAGTCTCGGGCGGCGTGCTCTGGGCCAACCTGCACCTGCTGTTCTGGCTTTCGCTGATTCCGTTCGTCACTCACTGGCTGGGCGAGAATCATTTCACCGCGTGGCCGACGGCGCTCTACGGCGTGGTCCTGTTCATGGCGGCCGTCGCGTACTACATCCTCACGCGCGCGTTGCTCGCGGTGCATGGCGAGGGCGGCAACACGAAGCTGGCCGCCGCGCTGGGCCGCGACTTCAAGGGCAAGATGTCGGTACTCGTCTATGCCGTGGCCATTGGACTGGCGTTCGTGATACCGGAAGTGTCGCTCGCGCTGTATGCGCTGGTCGCCGCCGTGTGGCTGATTCCGGACCGCCGGATCGAGCATGTGCTCGAGCGATAG
- a CDS encoding flavin reductase family protein, with protein sequence MTERLPVALPKAYRLLNHGPTVLVGSAHAGRRNVMAAAWSMPVDFSPPKIAVVIDRNTLTRELVDASGEFSLNVPARAIARETLAVGSISGRDTDKFAPGTGVRAFSGSQIGAPLIEGCLAWLECRVIPEPHNQERYDLFLGEVVAAWADPRAFRDGRWQFGTDETGATGATGESAGSGGSGGLRSLHYIAGGNFFETGEAFEVKP encoded by the coding sequence ATGACCGAACGTCTGCCCGTCGCACTCCCCAAAGCCTACCGGCTGCTCAATCACGGCCCGACCGTGCTCGTGGGCAGCGCCCATGCCGGGCGCCGGAACGTGATGGCCGCCGCCTGGTCGATGCCGGTGGACTTTTCCCCACCGAAGATCGCCGTCGTCATCGATCGCAATACGCTCACGCGTGAGCTGGTCGACGCCTCGGGCGAGTTCTCGCTGAACGTGCCGGCACGCGCCATCGCACGCGAGACACTCGCGGTCGGCTCGATCTCCGGGCGCGATACCGACAAGTTCGCCCCGGGTACCGGGGTGCGGGCGTTCAGCGGTTCGCAGATCGGGGCGCCGCTCATCGAGGGCTGCCTGGCATGGCTGGAATGCCGCGTGATTCCGGAGCCGCACAACCAGGAGCGCTACGATCTGTTTCTCGGCGAAGTCGTGGCGGCCTGGGCCGATCCGCGCGCCTTTCGCGACGGACGCTGGCAGTTCGGGACCGATGAGACCGGTGCGACCGGTGCGACCGGTGAATCCGCCGGATCGGGCGGATCGGGAGGATTGCGAAGCCTGCACTACATTGCCGGCGGCAACTTCTTCGAGACCGGCGAAGCGTTCGAAGTCAAGCCATGA
- a CDS encoding ABC transporter ATP-binding protein, which yields MSFLTLTDVSKTFGELNAVSNVNLSVEKGEFVSLLGPSGCGKTTTLQMIAGFVETTTGRITLDGRDITHMRPNKRGLGIVFQSYALFPHMTVADNVGFGLEMRGVDKAERQARIREALALVRLDALGHRYPRELSGGQRQRVAIARAVVIAPPVLLLDEPMSNLDAKLREDMQFELRAIQRKIGTTTIMVTHDQSEALSISDRVVVMEAGRITQVDTPYRAYERPETPFVSQFIGKANMLAGRVAARDGEHLHVALGAQLTQRASLAELSPRERDLAVGDAITLCLRPEKVRLCAPAAGRLPATVTSRFFLGSQWLYRVDSALGEVLVCCQNEGGEPLDEGAPVGLDWQSEAVRFISQGAVNAGERAHV from the coding sequence ATGTCTTTCCTGACTTTGACGGATGTTTCCAAGACGTTCGGCGAGCTCAACGCCGTCTCGAACGTCAATCTCTCGGTGGAAAAGGGCGAGTTTGTCTCGCTGCTCGGCCCGTCGGGCTGTGGCAAGACCACGACTTTGCAGATGATCGCGGGATTCGTCGAAACCACGACCGGGCGCATTACGCTCGACGGGCGCGATATCACGCACATGCGCCCGAACAAGCGCGGTCTGGGCATCGTGTTCCAGAGCTACGCGCTCTTTCCGCACATGACCGTCGCGGACAACGTGGGCTTTGGCCTGGAAATGCGCGGCGTGGACAAGGCAGAGCGCCAGGCGCGCATTCGCGAGGCGCTCGCCCTGGTGCGGCTCGACGCGCTGGGTCATCGCTATCCGCGCGAACTCTCCGGCGGGCAGCGTCAGCGGGTGGCGATCGCGCGCGCCGTGGTGATCGCACCGCCCGTGCTGCTGCTCGACGAGCCGATGTCCAACCTCGATGCCAAGCTGCGCGAGGACATGCAGTTCGAGCTGCGCGCGATTCAGCGCAAGATCGGCACGACCACCATCATGGTCACGCACGACCAGTCCGAGGCACTCTCGATCAGCGATCGCGTGGTCGTGATGGAGGCTGGGCGCATCACGCAGGTCGACACGCCGTATCGCGCTTATGAGCGTCCGGAAACCCCGTTCGTCTCGCAATTCATCGGCAAGGCCAACATGCTCGCCGGCCGGGTGGCGGCACGCGACGGCGAACATCTGCATGTCGCGCTGGGCGCGCAGCTCACGCAACGCGCGTCGCTTGCCGAGCTCTCGCCGCGCGAGCGCGACCTGGCCGTGGGCGACGCGATCACGTTGTGCCTGCGCCCGGAAAAGGTCCGGTTGTGCGCGCCCGCGGCAGGCCGCTTGCCGGCCACGGTGACAAGTCGCTTCTTCCTGGGCAGCCAATGGCTCTATCGCGTGGACAGCGCACTGGGCGAAGTGCTCGTGTGTTGCCAGAACGAAGGGGGTGAGCCGCTCGACGAGGGGGCGCCGGTGGGGCTCGACTGGCAGTCCGAGGCCGTGCGCTTCATCTCGCAGGGGGCGGTCAATGCAGGAGAGCGCGCCCATGTCTGA
- a CDS encoding IclR family transcriptional regulator codes for MTTADSPRTTTPDAAGTGILQRTFAVIRALGDAKPEGERVTHIAKAVGLSQATVHRILHALIAEHVVEQDETSKMYRLSIDFFAMAAQAGNPSGMRTLCRPSLLRLCASLGDTIFLLVRSSFDAVCLDMCEGPFPIRSFTGDIGGRVALGVGQGSLAILAFLPEAEREEIIRFNVPRLRGYGVLDEVYLRTEIERVRQLGYAGSNSGVLDGMAGVAVPVFDRTGHAVAALSVGTLAARLSQDRLPMVVELLRRQAELIGPQTNPFDVAMRRPMHGLTRALTTEPLA; via the coding sequence ATGACGACCGCCGATTCACCTCGCACGACGACGCCGGACGCTGCCGGCACGGGCATCCTGCAGCGCACATTTGCCGTAATTCGCGCGTTGGGCGATGCCAAACCCGAAGGCGAGCGCGTCACCCACATCGCCAAGGCCGTCGGGCTGAGTCAGGCGACCGTGCACCGAATCCTGCACGCGCTCATCGCCGAGCATGTGGTGGAACAGGACGAAACGTCGAAGATGTATCGGCTGAGCATCGACTTCTTCGCGATGGCCGCGCAGGCCGGCAATCCGAGCGGCATGCGCACGCTATGCCGGCCGTCGCTGCTGCGGCTGTGCGCCAGCCTGGGCGACACCATCTTCCTGCTCGTGCGCAGCAGCTTCGACGCCGTATGTCTCGACATGTGCGAGGGCCCCTTCCCGATCCGGTCGTTCACCGGCGACATTGGCGGACGGGTCGCGCTCGGCGTCGGCCAGGGCAGCCTGGCGATTCTGGCGTTCCTGCCCGAAGCCGAGCGCGAAGAGATCATTCGCTTCAACGTACCGCGGCTGCGCGGCTATGGTGTGCTCGACGAGGTCTATCTGCGCACCGAGATCGAACGCGTGCGGCAACTGGGATACGCCGGCAGCAACAGTGGCGTGCTCGATGGCATGGCCGGCGTGGCCGTGCCCGTGTTCGACCGCACCGGACACGCCGTTGCCGCACTGAGCGTGGGCACGCTGGCCGCAAGGCTGTCGCAGGATCGACTGCCGATGGTGGTGGAATTGTTGCGTCGCCAGGCCGAGCTGATCGGCCCGCAGACCAATCCGTTCGACGTGGCCATGCGCCGCCCGATGCATGGCCTCACGCGTGCGCTGACGACCGAGCCGCTGGCATGA
- a CDS encoding rubredoxin, translating to MTTTLDTPTEFKNWICLICGWIYNEAEGAPNDGLAPGTRWSDVPDDWRCPECDVSKADFALSEF from the coding sequence ATGACCACCACGCTGGACACTCCCACCGAATTCAAGAACTGGATCTGCCTGATCTGCGGCTGGATCTACAACGAAGCCGAAGGCGCGCCGAACGACGGCCTCGCGCCCGGCACCCGCTGGAGCGACGTACCCGACGACTGGCGTTGCCCGGAATGTGACGTCTCCAAGGCCGACTTCGCGCTGTCGGAGTTCTGA
- a CDS encoding glutathione S-transferase family protein produces the protein MATDRRVTFFHAPNTRSSGVLVLLEELQAEYDLHLLRFATGEQRGSDYLDVNPMGKVPAIRHGDAVITEQAAVYMYLAELYPEQSLAPPPGDPRRGPYLRWMVYYGSCVEPAVVDKSLGRDGAERSRSPYGDYESVIWTIDRHWAQNPGPWWLGESFTAADALWGNAMHFLTHFKLIPPTPAITAYVTRFRERESVARALARDAEFARQLSG, from the coding sequence ATGGCGACCGACCGCCGCGTAACCTTCTTTCATGCGCCCAACACTCGTTCATCGGGTGTGCTGGTGCTGCTCGAGGAACTGCAGGCCGAGTACGATCTGCATCTGCTGCGCTTCGCCACCGGCGAGCAACGTGGCTCGGACTATCTGGACGTCAATCCGATGGGCAAGGTGCCCGCGATTCGCCATGGCGACGCCGTGATTACCGAGCAGGCGGCGGTCTACATGTACCTGGCGGAGCTTTATCCGGAGCAATCGCTGGCGCCGCCGCCTGGCGATCCCCGGCGGGGGCCGTATCTGCGGTGGATGGTCTACTACGGCTCGTGCGTCGAGCCGGCAGTGGTGGACAAGTCGCTCGGGCGCGACGGCGCCGAGCGTTCACGATCGCCTTACGGCGACTACGAGTCGGTCATCTGGACCATCGATCGGCACTGGGCGCAGAACCCGGGGCCGTGGTGGCTCGGCGAATCGTTCACGGCGGCCGACGCGCTGTGGGGCAATGCGATGCACTTCCTCACGCACTTCAAACTGATTCCGCCGACCCCCGCGATCACGGCCTACGTCACCCGCTTTCGTGAGCGCGAAAGCGTGGCCCGTGCGCTCGCGCGCGATGCCGAGTTCGCGAGGCAACTGTCGGGCTGA
- a CDS encoding RNA-binding S4 domain-containing protein, with protein MQNVTFELTGEFVALNDLLKLTGVVDSGGAGKVMVANGAVSVDGRIETRKTCKIRAGQTVSVDGVRIRVRGA; from the coding sequence ATGCAAAACGTTACTTTTGAATTGACCGGCGAATTCGTCGCGCTGAACGATCTTCTCAAACTCACCGGTGTGGTGGATTCCGGCGGTGCGGGCAAGGTCATGGTGGCCAATGGCGCGGTGAGCGTCGACGGCCGGATCGAGACCCGCAAGACCTGCAAGATCCGCGCCGGCCAGACCGTTTCGGTTGACGGGGTGCGCATTCGCGTCAGGGGCGCCTGA
- a CDS encoding sensor domain-containing protein produces MVVRGSPSTAGANPTPGREALLAALDHSLGMLTLTPDGIIVGVNDKLLGEFGYTRDELLGQPHTLLCAPDDPTCGDALTQVLRSGRSHTGQVCRRRRDGQPIWLEATYNPVFDDAGELAFVIKLTVDVTARVARQAADDARLHLLSLGVDETDNAVLITDAQSTVCYVNAGFTRMFGYAAEDVVGQSVGNSFGEMSTDEPSDGAAAVDVKQALVGCMLSARDGRSCHCEVLVRTAQHQPLWVSMVTNRILDANGELAHSVVLFTDITQSKIQEVLQHKALAAMVRDAPLVEVLTLVCRELEQIAPEVMASVVRVDAEGRLRPQAGPSLPARYHQMIDGLAIGPNVGTCGTAAFQARPVVVTDIATDPRWANFRDMAAEFGLAASWSMPIIANDGRVLGVLAFYYRTPRGPDALHERLVDVCVHLCKLAFERDESRTRIRQLAFSDSLTGLPNRSMLNVLAAQAIASATELSTRMAVIFIDLDRFKQVNDSLGHQAGDVLLRTIAQRLRRALRGADIVARLSGDEFVAVLTECDPERLDIAIERMRSALNAPCQVDGVTLAPSGSFGISLYPSHGREFDILLQRADMAMYQAKMTSPGSVRFFSEDMNIHAQERLELETAMREALRRGTLQLFYQPQINLLDETVYGAEALTRWPHPQYGDVPPSRFIALAEECGLIGELGTWTLRESCRQLADWRRRGVGIANVSVNLSPTNFHDHELPRTIAQALADHGLPPSCLAIEITESVLMDHNPSTLRIIDEVHAMGVRMSMDDFGTGYSSLGYLRRLPVSELKLDRSFVHDITRDETVRALTSAIIGIGHSLHLTVVAEGVEDETQRDVLVAQGYRVGQGYLFSPALSAGDLERWLERWSMRLASPPLSS; encoded by the coding sequence ATGGTCGTGCGCGGTTCACCGTCCACCGCCGGCGCCAATCCCACGCCCGGACGCGAGGCGCTGCTCGCGGCGCTCGATCACTCGCTGGGCATGCTCACGCTGACGCCGGACGGCATCATCGTCGGCGTCAACGACAAGCTGCTCGGCGAGTTCGGCTACACCCGCGACGAACTGCTCGGTCAACCCCATACGCTGCTGTGCGCACCGGACGACCCGACCTGCGGCGACGCGCTCACGCAAGTCCTGCGCTCCGGGCGCTCCCATACCGGACAGGTCTGCCGCCGCAGACGCGATGGACAGCCCATCTGGCTCGAGGCCACCTACAACCCCGTATTCGACGACGCCGGCGAGCTTGCCTTCGTCATCAAGCTGACCGTCGACGTGACGGCACGCGTGGCGCGCCAGGCGGCCGACGACGCGCGTCTGCATCTGCTCTCGCTCGGGGTCGACGAGACCGACAACGCGGTGCTGATCACAGACGCGCAAAGCACCGTCTGCTATGTCAATGCCGGCTTCACTCGCATGTTCGGCTATGCGGCCGAGGATGTCGTGGGCCAGTCGGTCGGCAATTCGTTCGGTGAGATGTCGACCGATGAGCCGTCCGACGGCGCGGCGGCCGTGGACGTCAAGCAGGCGCTGGTCGGGTGCATGCTCTCCGCCCGCGATGGCCGAAGTTGCCATTGCGAAGTGCTCGTGCGCACGGCGCAGCATCAACCGCTGTGGGTGTCGATGGTGACCAACAGGATTCTCGACGCGAACGGCGAACTCGCGCATTCCGTGGTGCTGTTCACGGACATCACGCAGTCGAAGATTCAGGAAGTGCTCCAGCACAAGGCGCTCGCCGCCATGGTGCGCGATGCGCCCCTCGTGGAAGTGCTCACGCTCGTTTGCCGCGAACTCGAACAGATCGCCCCGGAAGTCATGGCCTCGGTCGTTCGGGTCGACGCCGAAGGACGGTTGCGTCCGCAAGCGGGGCCGAGCCTGCCCGCGCGTTACCATCAGATGATCGACGGCCTGGCCATCGGCCCGAACGTGGGCACCTGCGGCACCGCGGCGTTTCAGGCGCGACCGGTCGTCGTGACCGATATCGCCACGGATCCGCGCTGGGCCAATTTCCGCGACATGGCCGCCGAGTTCGGCCTGGCTGCGTCATGGTCCATGCCGATCATCGCCAACGATGGACGTGTGCTCGGTGTGCTCGCCTTCTATTACCGTACGCCGCGCGGTCCCGACGCGCTGCACGAGCGCCTCGTCGACGTGTGCGTGCATCTTTGCAAGCTGGCCTTCGAGCGCGACGAGTCGCGCACGCGCATCCGCCAGCTGGCGTTCTCCGACAGCCTCACCGGCCTGCCCAATCGCAGCATGCTGAACGTGCTCGCGGCGCAGGCCATCGCCAGCGCGACGGAATTGAGCACGCGCATGGCCGTCATCTTCATCGACCTGGACCGATTCAAGCAGGTCAACGACTCGCTGGGCCATCAGGCGGGCGACGTTCTGCTGCGCACCATCGCGCAGCGTCTGCGTCGCGCGCTGCGCGGCGCGGACATCGTGGCGCGCCTGTCGGGCGACGAGTTCGTGGCCGTGCTCACCGAATGCGACCCCGAGCGCCTGGACATCGCCATCGAGCGTATGCGTAGCGCGCTCAACGCACCCTGCCAGGTCGACGGGGTGACCCTCGCACCGTCCGGCAGCTTCGGCATCAGCCTGTATCCGAGCCACGGCAGGGAATTCGATATCCTGCTCCAACGCGCGGACATGGCGATGTATCAGGCGAAGATGACCAGCCCCGGCAGCGTTCGGTTCTTCAGCGAGGACATGAACATTCACGCGCAGGAGCGGCTCGAGCTGGAAACCGCCATGCGCGAGGCCCTGCGCCGCGGAACACTGCAACTGTTCTACCAACCGCAGATCAACCTGCTCGACGAGACCGTGTACGGTGCCGAGGCGCTGACGCGCTGGCCTCATCCGCAATACGGCGACGTGCCGCCGTCACGCTTCATCGCGCTGGCGGAGGAATGCGGGCTGATCGGGGAGCTCGGTACGTGGACGCTGCGTGAGTCCTGCCGGCAACTGGCCGATTGGCGCCGTCGCGGTGTAGGCATCGCGAACGTGTCGGTCAATCTGTCGCCCACCAACTTCCACGATCACGAACTGCCGCGCACCATTGCGCAGGCGCTGGCCGATCACGGATTGCCGCCGTCGTGCCTGGCCATCGAGATCACGGAAAGCGTGCTGATGGATCACAACCCGAGCACGCTGCGCATTATCGACGAAGTGCACGCGATGGGCGTGCGTATGTCGATGGACGACTTCGGCACCGGGTATTCGAGTCTGGGCTATCTGCGACGTCTGCCCGTGTCGGAGCTCAAGCTCGACCGCAGCTTCGTGCATGACATCACGCGCGACGAAACGGTGCGCGCGTTGACCAGCGCCATCATCGGCATCGGCCACAGCTTGCATCTGACCGTGGTGGCCGAGGGGGTCGAAGACGAGACCCAGCGCGATGTGCTCGTTGCGCAAGGCTACCGCGTCGGCCAAGGGTATCTGTTCTCGCCCGCCCTGTCCGCCGGGGATCTGGAGCGCTGGCTGGAGCGCTGGTCCATGCGGCTCGCGTCGCCGCCCCTTTCATCATGA